One window from the genome of Xenorhabdus bovienii SS-2004 encodes:
- the pflB gene encoding formate C-acetyltransferase, translated as MSELNEKFSVAWQGFNEGSWQNEVNVRDFIQQNYAPYEGDETFLAGATKATDILWEKVMEGIKIENRTHAPVDFDTDVASTIISHDAGYIAKDLEQIVGLQTEAPLKRAIIPFGGIKMVESSCKAYNRELDPKLKQIFTDYRKTHNQGVFDVYTPDILKCRKSGVLTGLPDAYGRGRIIGDYRRVALYGIDFLRDEKYAQFTSLQEKLENGEDLEATIRLREEIAEQHRALSQIKEMAAKYGCDISYPAITAKEAVQWTYFAYLAAVKSQNGAAMSFGRVSSFLDIYIERDLQAGRLTEQEAQELIDHLVMKLRMVRFLRTPEYDELFSGDPIWATESLAGMSLDGRTLVTKNSFRFLNTLYTMGPSPEPNMTILWSEKLPINFKKFAAKVSIDTSSLQYENDDLMRPDFNSDDYAIACCVSPMIVGKQMQFFGARANLAKTMLYAINGGVDEKMKIQVGPKEEPMRDEVLDYDKVMARMDHFMDWLAKQYVTALNIIHYMHDRYSYEAALMALHDRDVYRTMACGIAGLSVAADSLSAIKYAKVSPIRDEDGLATDFNIEGEYPQFGNNDPRVDDIACDLVERFMKKIQKLQTYRNAVPTQSVLTITSNVVYGKKTGNTPDGRRAGAPFGPGANPMHGRDQKGAVASLTSVAKLPFAYAKDGVSYTFSIVPNALGKDDEVRKANLAGLMDGYFHHEADIEGGQHLNVNVMNREMLLDAMENPEKYPQLTIRVSGYAVRFNSLTKEQQRDVITRTFTQTI; from the coding sequence ATGTCCGAGTTAAATGAAAAATTCTCTGTAGCATGGCAAGGCTTTAACGAGGGTAGCTGGCAAAATGAAGTTAACGTTCGTGACTTCATCCAGCAGAACTATGCTCCGTATGAAGGTGATGAAACATTCCTTGCAGGCGCCACAAAAGCGACTGATATTTTGTGGGAAAAAGTCATGGAAGGTATCAAAATCGAAAACCGTACTCATGCGCCGGTTGATTTTGACACTGATGTTGCGTCTACGATTATTTCTCATGATGCGGGTTATATTGCCAAAGACCTAGAACAAATCGTAGGCCTGCAAACCGAAGCGCCACTGAAACGTGCCATTATTCCATTTGGTGGAATCAAAATGGTTGAGAGTTCCTGTAAAGCTTACAACCGTGAACTAGACCCAAAACTGAAACAAATTTTTACTGACTATCGCAAAACCCACAATCAGGGAGTATTCGATGTTTATACACCTGATATCCTGAAATGCCGTAAATCCGGTGTACTAACAGGTTTGCCTGATGCCTATGGCCGTGGCCGCATCATCGGTGACTACCGCCGCGTTGCTCTGTACGGTATCGATTTCCTGCGTGATGAAAAATATGCTCAATTCACATCATTACAGGAAAAACTGGAAAACGGTGAAGATCTGGAAGCTACTATCCGTCTGCGTGAAGAAATTGCTGAACAGCACCGCGCTCTTAGTCAGATTAAAGAAATGGCAGCTAAATATGGCTGTGATATTTCCTATCCGGCGATCACAGCGAAAGAAGCCGTGCAATGGACTTACTTCGCTTATTTGGCAGCGGTTAAATCGCAAAATGGTGCAGCGATGTCTTTCGGTCGTGTGTCCAGCTTCCTGGATATCTACATCGAACGCGATCTGCAAGCAGGCAGACTGACAGAACAAGAAGCTCAAGAACTGATTGACCATCTGGTCATGAAACTGCGCATGGTTCGTTTCTTGCGTACTCCAGAATACGACGAGTTATTTTCTGGCGATCCCATCTGGGCAACAGAATCACTGGCAGGCATGAGCTTGGACGGCCGTACTCTCGTTACCAAAAACAGTTTCCGTTTCCTAAACACACTTTATACTATGGGGCCATCCCCAGAGCCTAACATGACCATCCTGTGGTCTGAAAAACTACCAATCAACTTCAAAAAATTCGCAGCGAAAGTGTCTATCGATACCTCATCCCTGCAATATGAAAACGATGATCTGATGCGCCCTGATTTCAACAGCGATGACTATGCTATCGCATGTTGTGTCAGCCCAATGATTGTTGGTAAGCAAATGCAATTCTTCGGCGCACGTGCCAATCTGGCAAAAACCATGCTGTATGCAATCAACGGCGGTGTGGATGAAAAAATGAAAATACAGGTTGGCCCGAAAGAAGAGCCAATGAGAGACGAAGTGCTGGATTATGACAAAGTCATGGCTCGCATGGATCATTTCATGGATTGGCTGGCAAAACAGTATGTCACTGCTTTAAATATCATTCACTATATGCATGACAGATACAGCTATGAAGCAGCACTGATGGCGCTGCATGACCGTGATGTTTACCGTACCATGGCATGTGGTATCGCGGGTCTTTCCGTAGCGGCCGACTCACTGTCTGCAATCAAGTATGCGAAAGTTTCTCCAATCCGTGATGAAGATGGTTTGGCAACTGATTTCAATATTGAGGGCGAATATCCACAATTCGGAAATAATGATCCGCGTGTCGATGATATCGCCTGTGATCTGGTTGAACGCTTTATGAAGAAAATTCAAAAGCTACAAACCTATCGCAACGCAGTACCAACCCAGTCTGTACTGACCATTACTTCTAACGTGGTTTATGGCAAGAAAACCGGTAACACTCCTGATGGACGTCGTGCTGGTGCACCATTCGGCCCTGGAGCTAACCCAATGCACGGGCGTGATCAAAAAGGTGCGGTTGCCTCACTGACTTCTGTTGCCAAACTGCCATTTGCCTATGCGAAAGATGGGGTTTCCTATACTTTCTCTATCGTGCCTAATGCACTGGGTAAAGACGATGAGGTACGCAAGGCGAATCTGGCTGGTCTGATGGATGGTTATTTCCATCACGAAGCGGATATTGAAGGAGGCCAGCACCTGAACGTCAACGTAATGAACCGTGAAATGCTACTAGATGCAATGGAAAATCCGGAGAAATATCCTCAATTGACTATTCGTGTATCTGGTTACGCCGTGCGGTTCAATTCGCTGACTAAAGAACAACAGCGAGATGTCATCACTCGTACATTTACCCAGACGATATGA
- the pflA gene encoding pyruvate formate lyase 1-activating protein yields the protein MSVLGHIHSFESCGTVDGPGIRFIVFFQGCLMRCLYCHNRDTWNTHGGTTVTVEELIKEATTYRHFMNASGGGVTASGGEAILQAEFVRDWFRACHAENIHTCLDTNGFVRRYDLIIDELLDDTDLVMLDLKQLDDEIHQKLIGVSNHRTLEFAHYLAKLNQKTWIRYVVVPGWSDDDKSIHMLGEFTKDMKNIEKIELLPYHELGKHKWIAMGEEYKLEGVKPPSKETMERVKEILVSYGHHVIY from the coding sequence ATGTCTGTACTTGGTCACATCCACTCTTTTGAATCTTGCGGAACCGTTGATGGCCCAGGTATCCGTTTTATCGTGTTTTTCCAGGGCTGCCTGATGCGTTGCCTTTATTGCCATAACCGCGACACGTGGAATACCCACGGTGGTACAACAGTCACTGTTGAAGAGCTTATAAAAGAAGCGACAACTTACCGTCATTTTATGAATGCCTCTGGTGGGGGCGTTACCGCTTCTGGTGGAGAAGCCATCCTTCAGGCTGAATTTGTCCGCGACTGGTTCAGAGCCTGTCATGCAGAAAATATTCACACCTGCTTAGATACCAATGGCTTTGTTCGTCGTTATGATCTCATCATTGACGAACTGCTGGACGATACTGATCTGGTTATGTTGGATTTAAAACAGCTTGATGATGAAATTCACCAAAAATTAATCGGTGTTTCCAATCATCGCACACTCGAATTTGCCCACTATCTGGCAAAACTCAATCAAAAGACCTGGATTCGCTATGTCGTGGTTCCGGGGTGGTCAGACGATGATAAATCTATCCATATGCTTGGTGAATTTACTAAGGATATGAAGAACATTGAAAAAATTGAATTATTACCTTATCACGAACTTGGCAAACATAAATGGATTGCTATGGGAGAAGAGTATAAATTGGAAGGAGTAAAGCCTCCTTCAAAAGAAACAATGGAACGAGTAAAAGAAATCTTAGTTAGTTATGGACACCATGTCATCTATTAA